The Vicia villosa cultivar HV-30 ecotype Madison, WI linkage group LG1, Vvil1.0, whole genome shotgun sequence genome includes a region encoding these proteins:
- the LOC131605967 gene encoding axial regulator YABBY 1-like isoform X4, producing the protein MSSSSLSLDHLPPSEQLCYVHCNICDTILAVSVPCTSLFKTVTVRCGHCTNLLPVNMRALLLPSPNQFHFGHSFFSPTHNLLEEMPNQVPNFMMNLTNTPNEFSMPPRTVADELPRPPIINRQKRQRVPSAYNRFIKDEIQRIKSVNPDITHREAFSAAAKNWAHFPHIHFGLMPDQTMKKTNVCQQEGGDGGQALMKDGFYASANLGVSPY; encoded by the exons ATGTCCTCCTCTTCTTTATCCTTGGACCACCTCCCTCCTTCCGAGCAACTTTGTTATGTTCACTGCAACATTTGTGACACCATCCTTGCT GTGAGTGTTCCTTGCACAAGCTTGTTCAAGACTGTTACTGTCAGATGTGGTCACTGCACTAATCTTCTCCCTGTTAACATGCGTGCACTGCTTCTTCCATCTCCTAACCAGTTTCATTTTGGACACTCTTTCTTCTCCCCAACTCATAACCTTCTG GAGGAGATGCCAAACCAAGTTCCTAATTTCATGATGAACCTCACAAACACACCAAATGAGTTCTCTATGCCTCCTAGGACTGTTGCTGATGAGCTTCCAAGGCCTCCTATCATAAACAGAC AAAAGAGACAGAGAGTTCCTTCAGCATACAACCGCTTCATCAA AGATGAGATCCAACGCATTAAGTCTGTCAATCCTGATATTACTCACAGGGAAGCCTTCAGTGCAGCTGCCAAGAAT TGGGCCCACTTTCCACACATTCACTTTGGTCTCATGCCTGATCAGACTATGAAGAAGACAAATGTGTGCCAGCAG GAAGGAGGAGATGGTGGTCAGGCTCTGATGAAAGAT
- the LOC131605967 gene encoding axial regulator YABBY 1-like isoform X3, with product MSSSSLSLDHLPPSEQLCYVHCNICDTILAVSVPCTSLFKTVTVRCGHCTNLLPVNMRALLLPSPNQFHFGHSFFSPTHNLLQEEMPNQVPNFMMNLTNTPNEFSMPPRTVADELPRPPIINRQKRQRVPSAYNRFIKDEIQRIKSVNPDITHREAFSAAAKNWAHFPHIHFGLMPDQTMKKTNVCQQEGGDGGQALMKDGFYASANLGVSPY from the exons ATGTCCTCCTCTTCTTTATCCTTGGACCACCTCCCTCCTTCCGAGCAACTTTGTTATGTTCACTGCAACATTTGTGACACCATCCTTGCT GTGAGTGTTCCTTGCACAAGCTTGTTCAAGACTGTTACTGTCAGATGTGGTCACTGCACTAATCTTCTCCCTGTTAACATGCGTGCACTGCTTCTTCCATCTCCTAACCAGTTTCATTTTGGACACTCTTTCTTCTCCCCAACTCATAACCTTCTG CAGGAGGAGATGCCAAACCAAGTTCCTAATTTCATGATGAACCTCACAAACACACCAAATGAGTTCTCTATGCCTCCTAGGACTGTTGCTGATGAGCTTCCAAGGCCTCCTATCATAAACAGAC AAAAGAGACAGAGAGTTCCTTCAGCATACAACCGCTTCATCAA AGATGAGATCCAACGCATTAAGTCTGTCAATCCTGATATTACTCACAGGGAAGCCTTCAGTGCAGCTGCCAAGAAT TGGGCCCACTTTCCACACATTCACTTTGGTCTCATGCCTGATCAGACTATGAAGAAGACAAATGTGTGCCAGCAG GAAGGAGGAGATGGTGGTCAGGCTCTGATGAAAGAT
- the LOC131605967 gene encoding axial regulator YABBY 1-like isoform X1: MSSSSLSLDHLPPSEQLCYVHCNICDTILAVSVPCTSLFKTVTVRCGHCTNLLPVNMRALLLPSPNQFHFGHSFFSPTHNLLQEEMPNQVPNFMMNLTNTPNEFSMPPRTVADELPRPPIINRPPEKRQRVPSAYNRFIKDEIQRIKSVNPDITHREAFSAAAKNWAHFPHIHFGLMPDQTMKKTNVCQQEGGDGGQALMKDGFYASANLGVSPY, translated from the exons ATGTCCTCCTCTTCTTTATCCTTGGACCACCTCCCTCCTTCCGAGCAACTTTGTTATGTTCACTGCAACATTTGTGACACCATCCTTGCT GTGAGTGTTCCTTGCACAAGCTTGTTCAAGACTGTTACTGTCAGATGTGGTCACTGCACTAATCTTCTCCCTGTTAACATGCGTGCACTGCTTCTTCCATCTCCTAACCAGTTTCATTTTGGACACTCTTTCTTCTCCCCAACTCATAACCTTCTG CAGGAGGAGATGCCAAACCAAGTTCCTAATTTCATGATGAACCTCACAAACACACCAAATGAGTTCTCTATGCCTCCTAGGACTGTTGCTGATGAGCTTCCAAGGCCTCCTATCATAAACAGAC CTCCAGAAAAGAGACAGAGAGTTCCTTCAGCATACAACCGCTTCATCAA AGATGAGATCCAACGCATTAAGTCTGTCAATCCTGATATTACTCACAGGGAAGCCTTCAGTGCAGCTGCCAAGAAT TGGGCCCACTTTCCACACATTCACTTTGGTCTCATGCCTGATCAGACTATGAAGAAGACAAATGTGTGCCAGCAG GAAGGAGGAGATGGTGGTCAGGCTCTGATGAAAGAT
- the LOC131605967 gene encoding axial regulator YABBY 1-like isoform X2: protein MSSSSLSLDHLPPSEQLCYVHCNICDTILAVSVPCTSLFKTVTVRCGHCTNLLPVNMRALLLPSPNQFHFGHSFFSPTHNLLEEMPNQVPNFMMNLTNTPNEFSMPPRTVADELPRPPIINRPPEKRQRVPSAYNRFIKDEIQRIKSVNPDITHREAFSAAAKNWAHFPHIHFGLMPDQTMKKTNVCQQEGGDGGQALMKDGFYASANLGVSPY, encoded by the exons ATGTCCTCCTCTTCTTTATCCTTGGACCACCTCCCTCCTTCCGAGCAACTTTGTTATGTTCACTGCAACATTTGTGACACCATCCTTGCT GTGAGTGTTCCTTGCACAAGCTTGTTCAAGACTGTTACTGTCAGATGTGGTCACTGCACTAATCTTCTCCCTGTTAACATGCGTGCACTGCTTCTTCCATCTCCTAACCAGTTTCATTTTGGACACTCTTTCTTCTCCCCAACTCATAACCTTCTG GAGGAGATGCCAAACCAAGTTCCTAATTTCATGATGAACCTCACAAACACACCAAATGAGTTCTCTATGCCTCCTAGGACTGTTGCTGATGAGCTTCCAAGGCCTCCTATCATAAACAGAC CTCCAGAAAAGAGACAGAGAGTTCCTTCAGCATACAACCGCTTCATCAA AGATGAGATCCAACGCATTAAGTCTGTCAATCCTGATATTACTCACAGGGAAGCCTTCAGTGCAGCTGCCAAGAAT TGGGCCCACTTTCCACACATTCACTTTGGTCTCATGCCTGATCAGACTATGAAGAAGACAAATGTGTGCCAGCAG GAAGGAGGAGATGGTGGTCAGGCTCTGATGAAAGAT